The stretch of DNA AACAATATTAAAACGTGGCTGTATAACAATGGATACTCCAATACAGAAATTAAAATCGTCTCGATTCCAACGATGAAATTTTCCGATCAACTAACATCAGGTGGACGTGTTAGAAATGGCGATATTACTGTTCATTTCTTTGTTCGCTCCCTTGCTACGAAAGATTTTGTAAGAAATACAGATGGTACGATTAGACTCCATACTGTTGAATTTAAAAACACATCAGCACAACGAATTCGTGCAATGATTGGAATTAATTTAATCCGCAGTTATTTAGTAGACAGTGTAAGAGAAACCAATACTTCCATCGTAGTGAATGGTCGAGGGTGGGGCCATGGTGTTGGTATGAGCCAATGGGGTGCAAAAGGAATGGCGGATCGTGGATTTAAGGTTGCAGAAATACTGCAATTTTATTTTCCTGGAACAACATTAACGCCAGTTATCCAATATGCAGCACACCCAGTAAGTAATGTTCAAGAGCAAGTGACACCACTCCAAATAACAAACGAGCGCGTTGAATATGACGCTAAAAATGACCAAATAATTATTAGATACTCCTTAAATCAAGATGCACCTGTAACAATTACAGTGCGAGATTCGGCAAATAAAGTTGTTACGACACTCATTCGTGATGTTACGAGAAAGGCCGGGGACCTTGCCCAGTTTTGGACAGTCACTTCTGTCCCTAATGGTACTTATTCTTATACGATAGAAGCAAAAAATTCGTCAGGTCAAACTGTAAGTGCAAACGTACAACACATTCTAGCTAAAGCTACGCAACAAACTGTTCAACCAGTTGTAACAGAGCCTGCTCCAGAGCAAGTTAGTCAACCGAAAGAGCAACCAGCTACAAGTGAGCCAATAGCTCAACCGAAAGAGCAACCGGTAGCGAGTCAACCAGTAGCTCAACCAGCGCCACCAAAAGTTACTACGCCACCTGCAACTGTACAAGCTAAGCCGAAAACACCTTCAGTAGCTGCTGTTGGTACGCGTGTTACAGGGAAAGTGAACGTTAATGTAGCAAACATTAGGAAGTCAGCATCAACTTCATCTACGATTGTTGGAAAAGCAAAAAGAAATCAAAACGTAAATATATTAGGTAGAACTGGTGAGTTTTATCAAGTTCAGGCAGGATCCGTTCGAGGCTTTATACACGTTAATTTACTAACAATTAATCAAAAGCTATCTAACAAAGATCATATAACAGTTGTTATAAATGGAAGAGTTGCAAATATGCAAGGAAATGCATTAGTTCGTAATAATACACTGTACGTTCCATTAAAAGGGGTAGCAGATAATTTTAAAATGAGCTATCAATGGAATAAAAAAACGAACAGAATAACAATTAAAGACAAGCGTTCCAATGCAATAATGGACGTAAACAATCGAAACGCTACGGTTAACGGGAAAAAAGTAAAAATAACACATGCACCTCAAACAATTAATTCTCGAGTGTATGCTTCGTTACGAACAGTAAACGAAACTACTCAAGCGAAAACACATTGGGATTCTAAAGCAAGAATCGTATGGATTACTAGGTAAGATGAAAAAGGATGGACAAGGTATTTCTTGTTCATCCTTTTTTTGGTGGACGAGTGACCTGTTTCTCTTATTAAATAAATCGAATTCGGTGAAAAATAAAAAGCGGTCGTTGATAAATAAAGTGAGTTCGGTGATAAATAAAATACGGTTGTTGATAAATAAAGTGAGTTCGGTGAAAAATAAAAAGCGGTCGTTGATAAATAAATGGAGTTCGCTGATAAATAAAAAGCGGTCGTTGATAAATAAATCGAGCTCGGTGATAAAAAGCGGTCGTTGATAAATAAATGGAGTTCGGTGATAAATAAAAACCGGTTATTGATAAATAAATCGAGCTCGGTGATAAATAAATCGAATTCGTTGATAAATAACCAGAGTTGGTCGGCACAAGTTCACTTAAATTGTGCTAGATACACTATTTTTATCAGAGAATATAATTACATAAAAGGGATAAGTTAAGAAAAAGGAGGTATTATGTATTGAGCGAAAAATCCGAAATTGTTAAATTAACAAGTGCAGAAATTGCTGCCCTTTGGACCTCTTATATGAATATAAATGTTGTCATTTGTTTCATGGCTCACTTTTTAGAAACTTGTGATGATCCCGATATTCTTGCAATTTTGAAGGAGTCTAATCAATTAGCCCGAAAACACGAAACTGAACTAGAACAGTTATTTACAAAAGAAAAAATTGTTATTCCTACTGGGTTTAAAGTGGAAAAACATGTTGTCTCTCATGCACCAAAGCTGTTTTCGGACGTGTTTTACATACAATCTGTTTTACAAATGAGTCAATTTGGAGTTGCTACACATACAGCGAACCTTACCATTTCGGCTAGGGAAGATATAAGGAAAATGTTTAAGAAATTCATTGATGATATCAGATAGTTATAACAAGGTTGTAAATTGTATGCAAGAAAAAGGGATTTATATAAGAATGCCGTCTATGAATTATCCATCGGACGTGGATTTTATTAATAAAGAAAGTATTCTGACGGGCTGGTTCGGAAGAAAGCGACCATT from Sutcliffiella cohnii encodes:
- a CDS encoding SpoIID/LytB domain-containing protein, with amino-acid sequence MKKVTSILLILLLAFSSFPIQNFHASAQTTQQPNVSVKLVNYLGNVHELTINFTGNYVLNNNIQIENGKTYRLRNEGGSLVLMEGTTRIHTFNEFSFVPSIYNEEHRIRINNRPYLGTIRFVAEGSFVRPINTIPVEDYLKGVVPSEMPASWNVEALKAQAVAARTYVAMQGNKVIDDTINFQVYAGYAWHANSTRAVNETTGQTLMHNGRYISAVYSSSNGGKTESNANVWGGTSLSYLPIKDDPYDSIDAWNFTINKTQIDTSNLNLSTPETWWSQTRERDTTIPNNIKTWLYNNGYSNTEIKIVSIPTMKFSDQLTSGGRVRNGDITVHFFVRSLATKDFVRNTDGTIRLHTVEFKNTSAQRIRAMIGINLIRSYLVDSVRETNTSIVVNGRGWGHGVGMSQWGAKGMADRGFKVAEILQFYFPGTTLTPVIQYAAHPVSNVQEQVTPLQITNERVEYDAKNDQIIIRYSLNQDAPVTITVRDSANKVVTTLIRDVTRKAGDLAQFWTVTSVPNGTYSYTIEAKNSSGQTVSANVQHILAKATQQTVQPVVTEPAPEQVSQPKEQPATSEPIAQPKEQPVASQPVAQPAPPKVTTPPATVQAKPKTPSVAAVGTRVTGKVNVNVANIRKSASTSSTIVGKAKRNQNVNILGRTGEFYQVQAGSVRGFIHVNLLTINQKLSNKDHITVVINGRVANMQGNALVRNNTLYVPLKGVADNFKMSYQWNKKTNRITIKDKRSNAIMDVNNRNATVNGKKVKITHAPQTINSRVYASLRTVNETTQAKTHWDSKARIVWITR
- a CDS encoding DUF3231 family protein is translated as MSEKSEIVKLTSAEIAALWTSYMNINVVICFMAHFLETCDDPDILAILKESNQLARKHETELEQLFTKEKIVIPTGFKVEKHVVSHAPKLFSDVFYIQSVLQMSQFGVATHTANLTISAREDIRKMFKKFIDDIR